CTATTTATTATTTAAAACTTCTTTAGTGTCCAGCGGCCGGCTGTTTTTTAACTTCTGTTTTAGCAGCAGGCGCAGTAGCAGGGCTTGCACTGACACGCTCAGATTCTTCTAAAAATCTAAAAGTTGTTGCGATTACACTAGCTCGAACGCTCGTCATCTGTTCTTCGTCTCGTGATTTTTTACCCGAACGATCTCCTGTCATAGTAAAATCATGTAAATTTACAATACGGTTCATGTGCCCAACTTCATCAAAGAACGAAGCGATTTGATGATATGTTCCAGTCACCTCCATCTCTACTGGCACCGAGGCGTAATAATCGAGCTTATCTTCCTCACGTGGCTTAAAAACTCTCATTTCAAGACCAGCATCACGCCCAACGTTAGAAATTTGCGCTAGCAGAGCATCAATTTCTCTCTTGTCGGGAAGCTCAGCCAGAGCTTTTTTCAATTCAACTTCAAGCTCAACTACTTCTTTGCGATAAACATCAAGATTCTTAGCAATCAATTCTTCTTTTGCTAAACTCGCACGCAAGCCAGTTGAGCCTTCGATTGCAGATTTTAATTCTTTAGTTTTTTCCAATTCAGGACCGACCAAAACAAACCACAAAAGTGAGCCTAATCCACAAACTGTCACGAGGAAAATTCCCAATTTGTATAACTCAGGAAGCTCCAAAATACGCTGTAATTTGCCTTCAGTTGTTTTCATGTCAAATCCCTAAATACACCGATTCGCAATAGTTTTTGCTTTATTTTTTAGCAGCTGCAGTATCACTGCCAATTTTTACCTGCACAGCTAATGCGTCTTTAAGTCCAACTTTTAAAACGAATTCTTTCACCTTCACGCCCTCCAACTCAAACTGCGTAGAATGCTGGAGGTCAACGCCAGTAAAATATTTTGATTTAGACAAATTACTCATAAAGGCAGAGATCGTCTGGTTATCAAGGGCCACACCGCTTAAGGTAATTCCCGTGTCGCGCTCCTCAAGTGACTTAATCCAAGCTTCTTTTGGAACTGACGTGCCGATTTCATCAAGGATGCGCACTGGGCCGCGCTTTTTTGCTTTTAAGGCTGCGATCGTCATTAATTTTTCACGCAACATTCGCTTCTTCTTCTCTAAATCAGAAACTTCAGCAGTAACTTTGCGCAGTTTATTTAATTGAGTCTCAAAGGTTTGTTTTTGCCCTTCAAGTAAAGCATTTTTAGTTGATGCATTTTGATAAAGAACAAAACTACTAATTGTCAGAGTAATGA
Above is a window of bacterium DNA encoding:
- a CDS encoding type 4a pilus biogenesis protein PilO, with protein sequence MKTTEGKLQRILELPELYKLGIFLVTVCGLGSLLWFVLVGPELEKTKELKSAIEGSTGLRASLAKEELIAKNLDVYRKEVVELEVELKKALAELPDKREIDALLAQISNVGRDAGLEMRVFKPREEDKLDYYASVPVEMEVTGTYHQIASFFDEVGHMNRIVNLHDFTMTGDRSGKKSRDEEQMTSVRASVIATTFRFLEESERVSASPATAPAAKTEVKKQPAAGH
- a CDS encoding PilN domain-containing protein; this translates as MADTLINHKLVQVNLLGEKPDFAVRHALQILLFVGSIITLTISSFVLYQNASTKNALLEGQKQTFETQLNKLRKVTAEVSDLEKKKRMLREKLMTIAALKAKKRGPVRILDEIGTSVPKEAWIKSLEERDTGITLSGVALDNQTISAFMSNLSKSKYFTGVDLQHSTQFELEGVKVKEFVLKVGLKDALAVQVKIGSDTAAAKK